DNA sequence from the Chryseobacterium indicum genome:
TTTTTTAAACTGATTCACGATTTCCATTCTTTCTTATTCTACGTTCCAGCTCAGTTTTTCTTCTTCTGAATTCCAGTTGACATGAATGGTCTGTCCGGCTTTTACTTCTTCTCTTACGATCATTTTCGAGATCGGTCTTGCCAATTGAGAACGTATCACTCCTGAGATTTGTCTTGCTCCGTATTTGCTGCTGAATCCGCCCAATGCAAGATTTTTCACAGCTTCATCGGAGATTTTCAGGCTCATTCCCAGTCGCGCTAAAGAGTTGTGCAGTGATTTTAACTGAATATTAAAAATTCTCTCGGCGATGGATTCTGTAATTGGAGCAAAAGGAATAATTTCTGTAATTCTTGCTAAAAATTCCGGTCGGAAACGTCCGGAATTCGACATAATCTGCATCAAAGTTTTCGATTCCGGGATCTTTCCTTCTTCAAACTGTTTTACGATTTCTTCGCTTCCGATATTTGAGGTAAATAAAATCAGGGCATTGCTGAAATCACCTTCTTTTCCAAGTTTATCATGAACTTTTCCTTCGTCCATGATCTGTAAAAACACATCAAAAACCGAATGATGGGCTTTTTCAATTTCATCAAATAAAACGACAGTGTAAGGCTGCTGTCTTATTTTGTTGACAAGCATTCCTCCTTCTTCGTAACCTACGTATCCGGGAGGCGCACCATATAAAAGTGCGGCTGAATGTTCTTCTTTAAACTCAGACATATCGAAACGAACCATTGCCTTTTCGTCGTTGAAAAGGAGTTCTGCCATCGATTTTGCCAATTCGGTCTTTCCTGTTCCGGTAGGTCCCAAAAGGAAGAATGATCCAATGGGCTGTCCCGGTTTATTGAGTCCGCTTCGGTTTTCAACAATTGCATCGGAAAGGATTTTTAAAGCGTGATCCTGCCCTACAACACGGTTCATTAAAAGAGATTCCATATTCAGCAGTTTCTCTTTTTCCTGCGCCTGAATTTTCCCGATCGGAATGTTTGTTTTTGCCGCCATTACCGCCGCGAGTTCAAGACGGTCTACTTTTTCTCTTTTCTTTGAGGCGTGCTGCAAAAGTTCGGCATAGCTGTCTTCAATAATTTTCTGAATCTGTTCCACCGGCATGGAATTGTCGATTTGTGGCTGCTCACTTAAAGATCCCCATAAAATCGGACTTATTTTGTCTCTCAGCAAATTGTAATTCCAGATCAGTTCATCTGCTTTGTCTTTTTCATCGAAATAATCTTCGCTCTGAAGCTTTTCGTAGGTTAATTTCCAGCTTTCCAGCTCTTTTTCTGAAAGCTCATCAAGCATTTTAATCGCCGCCATGGTTCTGTCTAAAAGATCGATGGCTGCATCGGGAAGTTTTTTGCCTTTTGCATATCTTTTTGCAAGACGTACACATTCGGGAAGAGCGGTTTTCTCTACTTCAATTCCGTGGTGCTTTTTGTAACCTTCGAGTAAAACATCGATCATTTTAACGCAGGTTTTTTCATCCGGTTCATTTACGGTTAACACTTCAAATCGTCGGTTGAAAGCCTGTTCCGGCTCAATAATTTTTCTGTATTCTTCCTGAGTGGTGGCTCCGATGACGGTAATTTCACCTCTTGCGAGTTCAGGTTTCAGCAGGTTGGCAACGTTTCCAATGCTTCCTTTGGGATCTAAAAGGGTATGAATTTCATCAATAAAAAGAATCGCTTTTTCTATCTTTTTACATTCGTTGATGACTTTTTTCAGACGGTCTTCAATTTCGCCTTTGTAAGAGGTTCCTGCTAATAAAGCTCCGGTGTCTAATTCCAACAGTGTTCCGTTTCTAAGCATCTCAGGAACGTTTCCTTTGGTGATTTCAATGGCAAAACCTTCTACCAATGCGGTTTTCCCGACTCCGGGTTCTCCGATAATGATGACGTTGGGTTTGCTTCTCCTGCAGAGAATTTCAACCAGCATTCTGAGTTCTTTGTCTCTTCCGATGATGTTTTCCAGTTCTCCTTTTCTTGCCTGTGCGGTTCTGTCTGTGCAATAGCTTTTTATGGAAGGAAAAGACTGATCTGAATAATCTGAACCTTTTGAAAATATCGAAGAAAATTCTCCGTTTTCCGAACTTTCGTAAGGCGTATCTTTTCTGTACAGATTGAAAATTTCATGTTCTCTGAGAGGTAGTGATTTGAGCTGCTGTAAAGTAAAAGCGACCTGTGGTTTTACAATGGCTGTTAAAATACAGATCGGGGTAATTTCGTCCAGACCTAATTTTAGTCGGATGTCATCCGCTTCTTCCACAATACGATCTACGGTTTCATCTTCTCCGGCTTCGTTGGGAAGATGGGTGGTTTTAGGATAATCTTCGATGCGAACATCTGCCCATTCGTAGAAATATCCGGGATCTTTATCGATGCTTTTAAGGAATTCGTTCAACCCGATGTCTTTGTGCATAAGTGCCTGCAGAATGTGCGGAGCTCCGTAGGTGGCATTGTAATTCTCCTTCGCGATGGATTGCGCTATATGAAACAGCTGCTTTACAGTCTCATTGGTAACTAATACTCCCATTGTACTATTCAGATTAATATTTTGTGCGGTGATTTGGTGTTTCTCCGGTTTGGATTTTCCTTGTTTTTTACGGAATGAATCTATAACCGTCTGAATTTTTATTATTTACTAAGTTAACTGTTTTTTCTTAAAAACGGAAAAATATGTATTAATAATGTGATTTAGAATAAATATTTTAACAAAAATTAATTTAAAATGGTAAAAAGACCGTCTTGAGTGACAGCCTTTTGTATGAATATCAATGAAATGAATTGTTTAGCTTGATGGCCAAAGACCTTCGTATTTGGAATTTCCGTAGTCGATGGTTTCTGCACTTACTACGAAACTGATGAGCATGCTGTTTTCGTCAACCGCGTCGAACTCAACTTCGTGCTGAATAACGTATCCGTTGTTCCATGAAAGGGTGATTAATGTACCTTCTTCATGAGATTTGTTGAAGGTGATTTCTCCGGTTGTCGGTTTGTATTTTCCGTTCAGTAAGCTTTCCAGAATGTCTGATTTTTCTGTTGCTTCTACGGTTACTTTAATGAGCGCATTGGAAGGATCTGAAGCTACTCTTCCGGAAACATCCGTAGATCTGGAAACGCTGTAGTTCAGTTTTAGTAATTTTTGCCCTTCTCCGCCGTTGAATTTTAAGATTCCTCTTGAATTTGCTGCCATGACAGGTAAATTTTAATCGTTATTACTATTTTGTGATTCGGTGATTATGTAACAAAGATAAAGCGGCAATTTCTCTTCTGAAAGTTTTTAAATAGCAATTTGAAATTTTGTCGTATTTCTACGATTTGATGTCGTAATTCTACGACATTGGATTTAATACTATCTTAACAATCCTTTGCTGTAAAATGTTTACGACAATTCTTTAAGTATAAAAAAACTTTTATTTTTTACACCATAGTGAGAAATACTGTAGCTGATTTCGATTTCTTTTACCAATCCGGAGTCTTTATCCAAGATATATTTTCCGGCAAAATCAAGCTCATTTTCGTGTGAATTTATATTCTGGCGGAGAATGATTTCATGATCTTCGGAATGTTCCACTTTC
Encoded proteins:
- a CDS encoding ATP-dependent Clp protease ATP-binding subunit, with the protein product MGVLVTNETVKQLFHIAQSIAKENYNATYGAPHILQALMHKDIGLNEFLKSIDKDPGYFYEWADVRIEDYPKTTHLPNEAGEDETVDRIVEEADDIRLKLGLDEITPICILTAIVKPQVAFTLQQLKSLPLREHEIFNLYRKDTPYESSENGEFSSIFSKGSDYSDQSFPSIKSYCTDRTAQARKGELENIIGRDKELRMLVEILCRRSKPNVIIIGEPGVGKTALVEGFAIEITKGNVPEMLRNGTLLELDTGALLAGTSYKGEIEDRLKKVINECKKIEKAILFIDEIHTLLDPKGSIGNVANLLKPELARGEITVIGATTQEEYRKIIEPEQAFNRRFEVLTVNEPDEKTCVKMIDVLLEGYKKHHGIEVEKTALPECVRLAKRYAKGKKLPDAAIDLLDRTMAAIKMLDELSEKELESWKLTYEKLQSEDYFDEKDKADELIWNYNLLRDKISPILWGSLSEQPQIDNSMPVEQIQKIIEDSYAELLQHASKKREKVDRLELAAVMAAKTNIPIGKIQAQEKEKLLNMESLLMNRVVGQDHALKILSDAIVENRSGLNKPGQPIGSFFLLGPTGTGKTELAKSMAELLFNDEKAMVRFDMSEFKEEHSAALLYGAPPGYVGYEEGGMLVNKIRQQPYTVVLFDEIEKAHHSVFDVFLQIMDEGKVHDKLGKEGDFSNALILFTSNIGSEEIVKQFEEGKIPESKTLMQIMSNSGRFRPEFLARITEIIPFAPITESIAERIFNIQLKSLHNSLARLGMSLKISDEAVKNLALGGFSSKYGARQISGVIRSQLARPISKMIVREEVKAGQTIHVNWNSEEEKLSWNVE
- the tssD gene encoding type VI secretion system tube protein TssD, with product MAANSRGILKFNGGEGQKLLKLNYSVSRSTDVSGRVASDPSNALIKVTVEATEKSDILESLLNGKYKPTTGEITFNKSHEEGTLITLSWNNGYVIQHEVEFDAVDENSMLISFVVSAETIDYGNSKYEGLWPSS